A stretch of Candidatus Obscuribacterales bacterium DNA encodes these proteins:
- a CDS encoding lipase family protein codes for MVDLDYAQAVTCALLSRDIYEDFASPRLNGFEKTHPYYLLDDQSTDTQGAVIVDSGAPTIHIVFRGSSHEKDWEINRSFSPTVAEFKQEVIQGEIVGEQGKTYPYAEGSSSGSMMHSGFVKAYMAEKIRPAIHQYLNDHITAAPPRVIVTGHSLGGAIATLCAVDIQYNFESKISSIELYSFGAPRVGNRNFQDSFNRRVPQSYRFIYGMDMVPALPRPWQGYVHTGQEYRLGSRFGWQFLSRRFTDHKIDNYIEALQSKLSKS; via the coding sequence ATGGTAGATCTCGACTACGCCCAAGCCGTCACCTGTGCGCTCTTATCCAGAGACATCTATGAGGACTTTGCTAGCCCTCGTCTCAATGGATTTGAGAAAACCCATCCCTACTATTTATTAGACGATCAAAGCACTGATACCCAAGGAGCCGTCATCGTTGATTCAGGTGCTCCAACCATCCACATCGTGTTTCGCGGCAGCTCCCATGAAAAAGACTGGGAGATCAACCGCAGCTTCAGTCCTACCGTCGCTGAGTTCAAGCAAGAGGTGATTCAAGGGGAAATTGTGGGAGAGCAGGGGAAGACCTATCCCTATGCCGAAGGCAGTTCATCGGGGTCGATGATGCATTCTGGGTTTGTGAAAGCTTATATGGCAGAGAAGATACGGCCAGCTATTCACCAATACCTCAACGACCACATCACCGCCGCCCCACCTCGGGTTATTGTGACCGGGCATAGCCTAGGGGGAGCGATCGCTACTCTCTGTGCTGTCGATATTCAATATAACTTCGAAAGTAAGATAAGCAGCATTGAACTCTACAGCTTTGGTGCGCCACGCGTCGGCAACCGCAACTTTCAAGATTCTTTCAATCGTCGAGTGCCCCAAAGCTATCGATTTATCTATGGTATGGATATGGTGCCGGCTTTGCCTAGACCCTGGCAAGGCTACGTTCACACAGGCCAGGAATATCGCCTAGGATCTCGGTTTGGCTGGCAGTTTCTATCTCGACGCTTCACCGACCATAAAATTGATAACTATATTGAAGCCCTGCAGAGCAAGCTGTCCAAGTCCTAA